The Bacillus sp. F19 DNA segment TTGCCGACAAAGTTAATTTTGAAAATCTGTCCCTGTGCATTCTCATCCTGCACTAATTTCAGCACAGACTCAGGGATGGAATCATTCAGAACAGAGCTGACAAAGTTCGAAGCTGTTTTTGTTTGAGGATTTGAGAAAACATCAAAAACTGAGCCTGACTCGATAATTTTTCCGCCCTCAATTACAGCAACCCTATCGCAAACCTCCCTGATAACTGACATCTCATGGGTGATCATTAAAATCGTAATGTTGTATTCCTGATTGATTTTTTTCAAAAGCTTCAGAATAGAACCGGTTGTTTGCGGATCAAGTGCAGATGTTGCTTCATCACACAATAGAATGGAAGGCTGTGTAGCAAGTGCTCTGGCAATGCCGACACGCTGTTTTTGACCTCCTGATAGTTGGTCTGGATATTGATTTGCTTTGTCCTCTAATCCTACAAACGACAATAATTCCGTTACTCTTTCTTTGATTTCTTTTTGAGAGGCTTTTGCAAGAAGGAGCGGCATCGCAACATTGGCAAAGACCGTTTTGGAATTCAGCAGATTGAAATGCTGAAAGACCATGCCGATTTTGCGCTTAACCTTTCTTACTTCCTTTTGGGAAAGAGTCGTTAAATCGAGATTATCAACAATGATTTTTCCTGAGCTTGGACGCTCTAATAAATTAACTGTGCGGATCAGTGTGCTTTTACCGGCTCCGCTGAATCCGATCACACCGCAAATCTCCCCCTGCTTCACATGAAGATCAATGCCGTCAAGTGCTCTCACTTCATTTCCGCCGCTGTTATAAACCTTTGTGACACCTTCAAATTGGATCATATGTATTCCTCCCGCGATTTTGAAAATAAAAAAAACCCTCTTCTATCCGACAAGAAGAGGGCATGAATTCATAAAGAATCACTAGGTCTCTTCTTATCTCCCAGGCTTTTCGCCTGCTGGAATTGGCACAGTACTTTATAAAAAGTCCGCTGCCGAAGCATCATCAGGCCAGTCCCTCCGCTTCTCTGGATAAGAAATCTATTTATTTTTTGAAAACAAAAAACCTCTTCCTGAAAGCCAAGAAGAGGGTATGATCATAGGTAAAAGACCGTTCACTCTTCTTATCTCTCAAGCGAAATCACGCTTGTTGGAGTTGGCACAGTTCTCATGATTGAGTCTGCTGCCGAGGTTTCAAAGGGCCAAATCCCTCCACCTCTCGTGATAAGAAGTTTCATATTTTCGATGTGAGTCCTACTTTACGCTGGCATTTTCATAAAGTCAACACTTTTTTGAAAAATTATGACTGCTTAGAATGTCTGCGGTATCGGTATTGCTGCCACTGAAAACGAATAAAGCAGCCAGCACAAAAGCCTAATATAGCAACGAATGCAGCAAGCGCGACCATAGCGGTAAAGATATACCCCAGAGTCATCCAGTTCATCATATAACCAAGAAAACCAAGACTAAGACAGATAACTGCAATCATCTGATTGAACTGCTGCTGTTCGAAATCCTCGGGAATGTACTCCGAAGGCTTTTTTCTTAAAAAGAGCTTTGCTGTCTTCATAATGGGATTAAATTTAAAAAGAAGCCCCATTAATCCTGCTATTAGAGGTATAAGAAGAATCCAGCCGGATCCTGTTATCCAGGTGCATGCTACGGATAAAACAATAAACCATTGATTCGTTAACACAAGAGGTTTAGGAATGGTATTCACTTAAATCCCACCTGTCTAATTGGAATATAAGTATTTTACTCCTGTTATTGTCTTTTGTGAAGACAAATGCTTCAGGGCGATTTCATCCCCCTTAAAAAAGCGCGTGAATGGAGTACTCAAATCGCTGGTTTTCCGGTTTCACGACCCCAAAACGCCAAATTGGGGGTACTCAAAATGCTGGCTCTACGATTTCACGACCCCAAAACGCCAAATTGGGGTACTTAAAATGCTGGCTCTACGATTTCACGACCCCAAAACGCCAAATTTGGGTGCTCAAAATGCTGGCTCTACGATTTCACGACCCCAAAACGCCAAATTGGGGTACTTAAAATGCTGGCTCTACGATTTCGCGACCCCAAAACGCCAATTTGGGGTACTCAAAATGCTCTCTCTCCGATTTCACGACCCCAAAACGCCAAATTGGGGTACTCAAAATGCTGGATCTACGATTTCATGACCCCAAAACGCCAAATTGGGGTACTTAAATCGCTGTCTCCCCGCTTTCACGACCCCAAAACGCCAATTTGGGGTACTCAAAATGCTGGCTCTACGATTTCATGACCCCAAAACGCCAAATTGGGGTACTTAAATCGCTGGCTCTACGATTTCACGACCCCAAAACGCCAAATTGGGGTACTCAATATGCTGGCTCTACGATTTCTCGACCCCAAAACGCCAAATTGGGGTACTCAATATGCTGGCTCTACGATTTCATGACCCCAAAACGCCAAATTGGGGTACTCAATATGCTGGCTCTACGATTTCACGACCCCAAAACGCCAAATTGGGGTACTTAAATTGCTGCCTCTCCGATTTCACGACCCCAAAACGCCAAATTGGGGTACTCAATATGCTGGCTCTACGATTTCACGACCCCAAAACGCCAAATTGGGGTACTTAAATCGCTGCCTCTCCGATTTCACGACCCCAAAACGCCAAATTGGGGTACTTAAATCGCTGGCTCCCCGCTTTCACGACCCCAAAACGCCAAATTGGGGTACTCAATATGCTGGCTCTACGATTTCACGACCCCAAAACGCCAAATTGGGGTACTCAAAATGCTCTCTCTCCGATTTCACGACCCCAAAACGCCAAATTGGGGTACTCAAATCGCTGGCTCTACGATTTCTCGACCCAAACGCCAAATTGGGGTACTCAAAATGCTGGCTCTACGATTTCACGACCCCAAAACGCCAAATTGGGGTACTTAAATCGCTGGCTCCCCGCTTTCACGACCCCAAAACGCCAAATTGGGGTACTCAAAAT contains these protein-coding regions:
- a CDS encoding methionine ABC transporter ATP-binding protein yields the protein MIQFEGVTKVYNSGGNEVRALDGIDLHVKQGEICGVIGFSGAGKSTLIRTVNLLERPSSGKIIVDNLDLTTLSQKEVRKVKRKIGMVFQHFNLLNSKTVFANVAMPLLLAKASQKEIKERVTELLSFVGLEDKANQYPDQLSGGQKQRVGIARALATQPSILLCDEATSALDPQTTGSILKLLKKINQEYNITILMITHEMSVIREVCDRVAVIEGGKIIESGSVFDVFSNPQTKTASNFVSSVLNDSIPESVLKLVQDENAQGQIFKINFVGKSSGQPLLSQIAKRFDLDINVLFGNITELQGIPFGHLIVELQGAESEIKRALLVMNQKNVTVKEVEVHAS
- a CDS encoding DUF4395 domain-containing protein, whose amino-acid sequence is MNTIPKPLVLTNQWFIVLSVACTWITGSGWILLIPLIAGLMGLLFKFNPIMKTAKLFLRKKPSEYIPEDFEQQQFNQMIAVICLSLGFLGYMMNWMTLGYIFTAMVALAAFVAILGFCAGCFIRFQWQQYRYRRHSKQS